The proteins below come from a single Saccharopolyspora sp. SCSIO 74807 genomic window:
- a CDS encoding ATP/GTP-binding protein, whose translation MDFATWTPPHESAYLAPTVRRSAKILIVGPAGVGKTTFVDTMSEIQPLHTEESLTAASEGVDDLRGTPAKTTTTVALDFGRRTLNEQLVLYLFGTPGQQRFNYLWRTLARGALGAMVLVDTRRPDASFDVMDRVEQLEVPYAIAVNAFDTAPRYPAEELREAMDPPPGTPLGICDARDEPSCNRMLITLVENVLAGAGTTKEHGVSA comes from the coding sequence ATGGACTTCGCAACCTGGACACCTCCGCATGAGTCGGCCTACCTCGCCCCGACCGTGCGCCGCTCGGCGAAGATCCTGATCGTCGGCCCCGCCGGGGTCGGCAAGACCACGTTCGTCGACACCATGTCGGAGATCCAGCCGCTGCACACCGAGGAATCGCTGACCGCGGCCAGCGAGGGCGTGGACGACCTGCGCGGCACTCCGGCGAAGACGACCACGACGGTGGCGCTGGACTTCGGGCGGCGCACGCTCAACGAGCAGCTGGTGCTGTACCTGTTCGGCACGCCGGGGCAGCAGCGGTTCAACTACCTTTGGCGGACTTTGGCGCGCGGCGCGCTGGGCGCGATGGTGCTGGTGGACACCCGGCGGCCGGACGCCTCGTTCGACGTGATGGACCGGGTGGAGCAGCTGGAGGTGCCGTACGCGATCGCGGTGAACGCCTTCGACACCGCGCCGCGCTACCCGGCCGAGGAGCTGCGCGAGGCGATGGACCCGCCGCCGGGCACACCGCTGGGCATCTGCGACGCGCGCGACGAGCCGTCCTGCAACCGAATGCTGATCACGCTGGTGGAAAACGTGCTCGCCGGCGCGGGCACGACGAAGGAGCACGGAGTCTCGGCTTGA
- a CDS encoding cytochrome P450, whose amino-acid sequence MTTHLDTERIPLYGEDFTGNPDRVYSQLRSRGPIVPVELAPDVPAMLVVDYDTALQVLRSPHVFVKDSRRWQATAPADAPVLPMMSWRPNTLFADGERHARLRPPVANSLDLVKPAQLRRYVRSSAAGLIRGFTGRGHADLLGEFAAQLPMLVLQQMFGCPAEISQAMVAAIAALWDGTDPQLANQYLEASVTDLVEYKRANPGDDIATRLIEHPHGLDDEELLHQLIIMMGAGAEPLGNWIANALYLLLTEHRVADAVATGSVALDEALDDVLWRYTPLANYAITYPRHPVHLGRVLLPADQPVVISMAAINTDPALHPTGQVPAGNRAHLAFSAGAHSCPASRPARLIATVALETLLDYVPEVELDDQQPLRWRPGPFHRALTALPVRFPAVATLAEPAQGGPACPHQDAR is encoded by the coding sequence TTGACCACTCATCTCGACACCGAGCGCATCCCGCTGTACGGCGAGGACTTCACCGGGAACCCGGACCGGGTCTATTCGCAGCTGCGCTCGCGCGGCCCGATCGTGCCGGTGGAACTCGCCCCGGACGTGCCCGCGATGCTGGTGGTGGACTACGACACGGCGCTGCAGGTGCTGCGCAGTCCGCACGTGTTCGTGAAGGACTCGCGCCGCTGGCAAGCCACCGCGCCTGCGGACGCGCCGGTGCTGCCGATGATGTCGTGGCGGCCGAACACCTTGTTCGCCGACGGGGAGCGGCACGCGCGGCTGCGCCCGCCGGTGGCCAACAGCCTCGACCTGGTCAAGCCCGCGCAGCTGCGGCGGTACGTGCGCAGCAGCGCGGCCGGGCTGATCCGCGGGTTCACCGGCCGCGGGCACGCCGACCTGCTCGGCGAGTTCGCCGCGCAGCTGCCGATGCTGGTGCTGCAGCAGATGTTCGGCTGCCCGGCGGAGATCTCGCAGGCGATGGTCGCCGCGATCGCCGCGCTCTGGGACGGCACCGACCCGCAGCTGGCCAACCAGTACCTGGAGGCCAGCGTCACCGACCTGGTCGAGTACAAGCGCGCCAACCCGGGCGACGACATCGCCACCCGGCTGATCGAGCACCCGCACGGCCTCGACGACGAGGAGCTGCTGCACCAGCTGATCATCATGATGGGCGCCGGTGCGGAGCCGCTGGGCAACTGGATCGCCAACGCGCTGTACCTGCTGCTGACCGAGCACCGGGTGGCCGACGCGGTGGCCACCGGCAGCGTCGCGCTCGACGAAGCGCTCGACGACGTGCTGTGGCGCTACACGCCGCTGGCGAACTACGCGATCACCTACCCGCGGCACCCGGTGCACCTGGGCCGGGTGTTGCTGCCCGCGGACCAGCCGGTGGTGATCTCGATGGCGGCGATCAACACCGACCCGGCGCTGCACCCGACCGGGCAGGTTCCCGCGGGCAACCGCGCGCACCTGGCGTTCAGCGCGGGCGCGCACAGCTGCCCGGCGAGCAGGCCCGCGCGGTTGATCGCGACCGTGGCGTTGGAGACGCTGCTGGACTACGTTCCCGAGGTCGAGTTGGATGATCAGCAACCGCTGCGGTGGCGTCCGGGTCCGTTCCACCGGGCGCTGACCGCCCTGCCGGTGCGCTTCCCCGCCGTGGCAACGCTCGCCGAACCCGCCCAAGGAGGACCCGCATGTCCGCATCAGGATGCCCGCTGA
- a CDS encoding cytochrome P450, producing the protein MSASGCPLTPLDPSGADVHGEAHRLREHGSAAQVTLPGEVPAWVVTEHGRLRGLLADERVSKDPRQHWPAWIRGEIPGDWPLISWVGVDNMFTAYGPDHARLRGLVSRAFTPRRVEALRPRITEITGELLDALAGESEVDLRAAFTYPLPIAVITELFGVPEQMRAGLRHIVDEVFRTSATPEETAATAQEMAQFLADLIEHKRHHPADDLTSGLLAARDEQQNRLSERELADTLILMIGAGHETTVNLLGQAVVALTTHPEQLAMLRNGEVSWDDVVEETLRWEPALANVPLRFATTDIPLPDGTVIAEGDAILASYAAGNRDPGRYAEPDEFDARRGARDHLAFGHGPHFCLGAALARLEAHIALPALFERFPKLELAVSAGELPPTESFISNGYQQLPVRLG; encoded by the coding sequence ATGTCCGCATCAGGATGCCCGCTGACCCCGCTCGACCCGTCCGGCGCCGACGTGCACGGCGAAGCGCACCGGCTGCGCGAGCACGGCTCGGCCGCGCAGGTGACCTTGCCGGGCGAGGTCCCGGCGTGGGTGGTCACCGAGCACGGCAGGCTGCGCGGGCTGCTGGCGGACGAGCGGGTGTCGAAGGATCCGCGACAGCACTGGCCCGCCTGGATCCGCGGCGAGATCCCCGGCGACTGGCCGCTGATCTCGTGGGTCGGCGTGGACAACATGTTCACCGCCTACGGCCCGGATCACGCGCGGCTGCGCGGGCTGGTCTCGCGCGCGTTCACGCCGCGCCGGGTCGAGGCGCTGCGTCCGCGCATCACCGAGATCACCGGCGAGCTGCTGGACGCGCTGGCCGGGGAGTCCGAAGTGGACTTGCGCGCGGCGTTCACCTATCCGCTGCCGATCGCGGTGATCACCGAACTGTTCGGCGTTCCCGAGCAGATGCGCGCGGGCCTGCGGCACATCGTCGACGAGGTGTTCCGCACCTCCGCCACTCCGGAGGAGACCGCGGCCACCGCGCAGGAGATGGCGCAGTTCCTCGCCGACCTGATCGAGCACAAGCGCCACCACCCGGCCGACGACCTCACCAGCGGGCTGCTGGCGGCGCGCGACGAGCAGCAGAACCGGCTCAGCGAACGGGAATTGGCCGACACGCTGATCCTGATGATCGGCGCCGGGCACGAGACGACGGTGAACCTGCTGGGCCAGGCGGTGGTCGCGCTGACCACCCACCCCGAGCAGCTCGCGATGCTCCGCAACGGCGAAGTGTCCTGGGACGACGTCGTCGAGGAAACGCTGCGCTGGGAGCCCGCGCTGGCGAACGTGCCGCTGCGCTTCGCCACCACCGACATCCCGCTGCCGGACGGCACGGTGATCGCCGAGGGCGACGCGATCCTGGCGTCCTACGCCGCAGGCAACCGCGACCCCGGGCGCTACGCCGAACCCGACGAGTTCGACGCGCGCCGCGGCGCACGGGACCACTTGGCGTTCGGGCACGGCCCGCACTTCTGCCTCGGCGCGGCGCTGGCGCGGCTGGAGGCGCACATCGCGCTGCCCGCGTTGTTCGAGCGGTTCCCGAAGCTGGAGCTGGCGGTGTCCGCGGGCGAGCTGCCGCCGACCGAGTCGTTCATCTCCAACGGCTACCAGCAGCTGCCGGTGCGGCTCGGCTGA
- a CDS encoding SDR family oxidoreductase has product MTGKLDGTTAVVTGASSGIGEATARALAAEGATVALFARRRDRLEALAKEIGDAHAYEVDVTDAEAVRSAIDRAADELGGIGVLINNAGYGKWAPAREADLSEWRKMVDINVNGVLSATHAALPHLTAAARGSRGIADVITVSSVAGRKMPAPDSNVYAASKHAVGAFSEGLRQELAEHHVRVGLVEPGLVETELTTSEDDTAPNARTASELGVIQSEDIADAIAYMATRPRRTAINEILVRPTEQVR; this is encoded by the coding sequence ATGACCGGAAAGCTGGACGGGACCACTGCAGTCGTCACCGGCGCGTCGAGCGGGATCGGGGAGGCGACCGCCCGCGCGCTGGCCGCCGAAGGCGCCACGGTCGCGTTGTTCGCGCGCCGCCGCGACCGGCTGGAAGCGCTCGCCAAGGAGATCGGCGACGCGCACGCCTACGAGGTGGACGTCACCGATGCCGAAGCGGTGCGCTCCGCGATCGACCGCGCGGCCGACGAACTCGGCGGCATCGGCGTGCTGATCAACAACGCCGGCTACGGCAAGTGGGCGCCGGCGCGGGAAGCCGACCTGAGCGAATGGCGCAAGATGGTCGACATCAACGTCAACGGAGTGCTCTCCGCGACCCACGCCGCACTGCCGCACCTGACCGCCGCCGCGCGAGGATCCCGCGGCATCGCCGACGTCATCACCGTCAGCTCCGTGGCCGGGCGCAAGATGCCCGCACCGGACAGCAACGTCTACGCCGCCAGCAAGCACGCGGTCGGCGCCTTCTCCGAGGGCCTGCGCCAGGAACTCGCCGAGCACCACGTCCGAGTCGGCCTGGTCGAACCGGGCCTCGTCGAAACCGAGCTGACCACCAGCGAGGACGACACCGCGCCGAACGCCAGGACCGCCTCCGAACTCGGCGTGATCCAGTCCGAAGACATCGCCGACGCGATCGCCTACATGGCCACCCGCCCGCGGCGCACCGCGATCAACGAAATCCTGGTGCGCCCGACGGAACAGGTCAGGTAA
- a CDS encoding histidine phosphatase family protein, protein MYRTLLVCRHAKAAAGDDDFDRPLEPRGERDAAAAGRWLAGQGFGIDRALCSPALRARRTWELAGAELVDAEAGAVETVHDDRIYEATAGELIAVLNELPGSVGTAALIGHNPGLEDVVSVLTGRPCRLKTAAVAVLTGPGDWTAAEPGWAQLREITEPRG, encoded by the coding sequence ATGTATCGCACGTTGTTGGTGTGCCGACATGCGAAGGCCGCGGCTGGGGATGACGACTTCGACCGTCCTCTGGAGCCGCGCGGCGAACGCGACGCGGCGGCGGCCGGGCGCTGGCTGGCCGGGCAGGGCTTCGGCATCGACCGCGCGCTGTGCTCACCCGCGTTGCGTGCCCGGCGAACGTGGGAGCTGGCCGGGGCGGAACTGGTCGACGCGGAAGCGGGCGCGGTCGAAACCGTGCACGACGACCGGATTTACGAGGCGACCGCCGGTGAGCTGATCGCGGTGCTCAACGAACTCCCCGGCTCCGTCGGCACCGCAGCCCTCATCGGCCACAACCCGGGCTTGGAAGACGTCGTCTCGGTGCTCACCGGCCGACCGTGCCGGTTGAAGACGGCCGCGGTTGCCGTGCTCACCGGCCCCGGCGACTGGACCGCGGCCGAACCAGGCTGGGCGCAGCTGCGCGAAATCACCGAACCGCGCGGCTGA
- a CDS encoding LysR family transcriptional regulator, translating to MVLHNVDLNLLLALDALLTERHVTRAAERNMVGQAAMSASLARLRKHFGDVLLVKERNRLVLTPLAESLVAPAREAIAAAEATMAVSEPFDPTTDHRTFRVIASDYAIFVLLKSLLAEFAAHTPRIHLNLLPIPDDYLDQLRRGQVDLLIAPTAFTGPNFPFPHEVLFEDGFVLAADRDNPDIGRSVSPEEFARLPSVAFGGGPLRSLIEVQLDELGVQRNVEIFTQSWVINPFLLKGTRLVSIVHERLARPIANRMGLRLLPPPAPLRPIIEAMYWHSRNTNDSAHRWLRTQIADAASRM from the coding sequence GTGGTGCTGCACAACGTCGACTTGAACCTGCTTCTTGCATTGGACGCACTTCTCACCGAACGGCACGTGACGCGCGCGGCGGAACGCAACATGGTCGGTCAAGCCGCGATGAGCGCATCGCTCGCCCGGCTGCGCAAGCATTTCGGCGACGTCCTTCTGGTGAAGGAGCGAAACCGTCTGGTGCTGACGCCCTTGGCCGAGTCACTGGTCGCCCCGGCACGCGAGGCGATCGCGGCAGCCGAGGCGACCATGGCCGTCAGCGAACCGTTCGACCCCACCACCGACCACCGCACCTTCCGCGTCATCGCCAGCGACTACGCCATATTCGTGCTGCTCAAGTCATTATTGGCCGAATTCGCCGCGCACACGCCGCGGATTCACCTCAATCTGCTGCCGATACCGGACGACTACCTCGATCAACTAAGACGCGGCCAAGTGGACCTCCTGATCGCCCCGACCGCGTTCACCGGCCCGAACTTCCCCTTTCCGCACGAGGTTCTGTTCGAAGACGGTTTCGTGCTCGCGGCCGACCGCGACAACCCCGACATCGGCCGGTCGGTTTCACCGGAGGAATTCGCGCGCCTGCCCTCCGTCGCTTTCGGCGGTGGTCCGCTGCGCTCCTTGATCGAAGTCCAATTGGACGAACTGGGCGTGCAGCGCAACGTCGAGATCTTCACGCAGAGCTGGGTGATCAACCCGTTCCTGCTTAAAGGCACCCGACTGGTCAGCATCGTGCACGAGCGGCTGGCACGGCCGATCGCCAACCGGATGGGCCTGCGGTTGTTGCCCCCGCCCGCGCCGCTCCGGCCGATCATCGAGGCCATGTACTGGCATTCCCGGAACACGAACGACTCCGCCCACCGCTGGCTGCGAACGCAGATCGCGGATGCCGCGTCCCGCATGTGA
- a CDS encoding MFS transporter, translating into MWGAAVLTYLAAVFHRGTLGVAGPLAIDRFQVGPAALSSFTVLQVGIYAAMQIPTGLLVDRFGSRRVLTAAVLLLGCGQLLFAFATSYPLGLLARAVLGIGDALTWVSILRLVATRFSARQYALVATISAAMGALGGVAATFPLAGVLAALGWTGTFLLVGAITAAYATITAGVLRDSPGSAAGAGDARTILRKVRSSWAIPGTRLAFWTHFGTMFVPNVMSLLWGYPYLVEGVGVPPAQASLVLSILIAGQIAGGPPVGALIGRFPGARVPIVFGYLLCNGLTWLVLLSSARPPLLVVSLSFLMFAFGGPVSNVAFALVRDYNPIDQVGTATGIANVGGHSATALGVLLVGVLLDAVGEYRIALLALVMLLLLAVFRVTVWWRRTRAAVLAAQDRGVVTPVLIRRRRWDLPEHVPA; encoded by the coding sequence ATGTGGGGCGCGGCGGTGCTGACCTACCTCGCCGCCGTGTTCCACCGCGGCACGCTCGGCGTCGCGGGGCCGCTGGCGATCGACCGGTTCCAGGTCGGCCCGGCCGCGTTGAGCTCGTTCACCGTGCTGCAGGTCGGCATCTACGCGGCGATGCAGATCCCCACGGGCCTCTTGGTGGACCGGTTCGGTTCGCGGCGCGTGCTCACCGCAGCCGTGCTGCTGCTCGGCTGCGGGCAGCTGCTGTTCGCCTTCGCCACCTCCTACCCGCTGGGTCTGCTCGCGCGTGCCGTGCTCGGCATCGGTGACGCGCTGACCTGGGTGAGCATCCTGCGGCTGGTGGCGACCAGGTTCTCCGCGCGGCAGTACGCCCTGGTCGCGACGATCTCCGCGGCGATGGGCGCGCTCGGCGGGGTGGCCGCCACCTTCCCGCTCGCCGGAGTCCTCGCCGCACTCGGCTGGACCGGGACGTTCCTGCTGGTCGGCGCGATCACCGCGGCCTACGCGACGATCACCGCCGGAGTGCTGCGCGACTCGCCGGGCTCGGCCGCCGGTGCCGGTGACGCCCGCACGATCCTGCGCAAGGTCCGTTCGTCCTGGGCGATTCCCGGCACGAGGCTGGCGTTCTGGACGCACTTCGGCACGATGTTCGTGCCGAACGTGATGAGCCTGCTGTGGGGCTACCCGTATCTGGTCGAAGGCGTCGGCGTGCCGCCCGCGCAAGCCAGCCTGGTGCTGAGCATCCTGATCGCCGGGCAGATCGCGGGCGGCCCGCCGGTCGGCGCGCTGATCGGCCGGTTCCCCGGCGCGCGGGTGCCGATCGTGTTCGGCTACCTGCTGTGCAACGGGCTGACCTGGCTGGTGCTGCTGAGCTCGGCGCGGCCGCCGCTGCTGGTGGTGTCGCTGAGCTTCCTGATGTTCGCCTTCGGCGGCCCGGTCTCCAACGTCGCGTTCGCGCTGGTGCGCGACTACAACCCGATCGACCAGGTCGGCACCGCGACCGGCATCGCCAACGTCGGCGGCCATTCGGCCACCGCGCTCGGGGTGCTGCTGGTCGGTGTGCTGCTCGACGCCGTCGGCGAGTACCGGATCGCGCTGCTGGCGCTGGTCATGTTGCTGCTGCTGGCCGTTTTCCGGGTGACCGTGTGGTGGCGTCGCACGCGCGCGGCGGTGCTGGCCGCGCAGGACCGCGGTGTCGTGACACCGGTGCTGATCCGGCGCCGCCGCTGGGACCTGCCGGAGCACGTGCCTGCCTGA
- a CDS encoding putative leader peptide codes for MQPALLTARHHVDLLRVASATCPAS; via the coding sequence GTGCAACCGGCTCTGCTCACCGCGCGCCACCACGTGGATCTGCTGCGTGTGGCGTCCGCGACGTGTCCAGCCTCCTGA
- a CDS encoding MFS transporter: MTATAPADAPGAEKNVRTVITSSVIGTTVEWYDFFLYSTAASLVFNKQFFPTANPAVGTMLAFTTFFVGFVARPLGGVLFGHIGDRIGRKRTLVTTMVVMGLATAAMGALPTYAQAGLWAPLLLVLLRLFQGLAIGGEWAGAVLMAVEYAPPGKRARYGAWPQVGLAIGLGLGTGLFALLGNVLDDAQFLSYGWRIAFGLSLVLVFVGLIIRLRVSETPAFQQMRELQGTARVPIVELFRDRVSRRNTVLGLLSRYSEGAAFNTWAVFFLTYATGTLGLPRNDVLVAVMAASVVLAVLIPLVGGLADRTSPRRLYVIGSALFAVSVYPAFLAFQTRDPLLAGVVIVLVLGVVHAVIYAPQGTLYAQLSPVRMRYTGMSFIYQFSGIYASGLTPLIVTSLLAAGGGTPWLACGYLALTGVVATVASLLIRRRDLYFDNAA, from the coding sequence ATGACCGCGACAGCGCCTGCCGACGCGCCGGGTGCCGAGAAGAACGTCCGCACCGTGATCACCTCCAGCGTGATCGGCACGACGGTCGAGTGGTACGACTTCTTCCTCTACAGCACCGCCGCGAGCCTGGTGTTCAACAAGCAGTTCTTCCCCACCGCGAATCCGGCGGTGGGCACCATGCTGGCGTTCACGACGTTCTTCGTCGGGTTCGTCGCCCGCCCGCTCGGCGGTGTCCTATTCGGACACATCGGCGATCGCATCGGCCGCAAGCGCACGCTGGTGACCACCATGGTCGTGATGGGCCTTGCCACGGCCGCGATGGGCGCGCTGCCGACGTACGCGCAGGCCGGGCTGTGGGCGCCGCTGCTGCTGGTGCTGCTGCGGCTGTTCCAGGGCTTGGCGATCGGCGGCGAGTGGGCAGGCGCGGTGCTGATGGCCGTCGAGTACGCACCGCCGGGCAAACGGGCCAGGTACGGGGCGTGGCCGCAAGTCGGGCTCGCCATCGGGCTCGGCTTGGGCACCGGGCTGTTCGCGTTGCTGGGCAACGTTCTCGACGACGCGCAGTTCCTCAGCTACGGCTGGCGGATCGCGTTCGGGCTGAGCCTGGTGCTGGTGTTCGTCGGCTTGATCATCCGCTTGCGCGTCTCGGAAACCCCCGCGTTCCAGCAGATGCGCGAGTTGCAAGGCACCGCGCGGGTGCCGATCGTCGAGCTGTTCCGGGACCGGGTGAGCCGCCGCAACACCGTGCTCGGCCTGCTGTCGCGCTATTCCGAGGGCGCCGCGTTCAACACCTGGGCGGTGTTCTTCCTGACCTACGCCACCGGCACGCTCGGCCTGCCGCGCAACGACGTGCTGGTGGCGGTGATGGCGGCCTCGGTGGTACTGGCGGTGCTGATCCCGCTGGTCGGCGGGCTCGCCGACCGCACGTCGCCGCGGCGGCTGTACGTGATCGGGTCGGCGTTGTTCGCGGTTTCGGTGTATCCGGCGTTCCTGGCGTTCCAGACCCGCGATCCGCTGCTGGCCGGAGTGGTGATCGTGCTCGTGCTGGGCGTCGTGCACGCGGTGATCTACGCGCCGCAGGGCACGTTGTACGCGCAGCTGTCGCCGGTGCGGATGCGCTACACCGGGATGTCGTTCATCTACCAGTTCTCCGGGATCTACGCTTCCGGCCTCACGCCGCTGATCGTCACGTCGTTGCTGGCCGCCGGTGGTGGAACCCCGTGGCTGGCCTGCGGCTACCTCGCGCTCACCGGCGTCGTCGCCACCGTCGCGAGCCTGCTGATCCGGCGCCGCGACCTGTACTTCGACAACGCGGCTTGA
- a CDS encoding GAF and ANTAR domain-containing protein: MAEDHAVRFARIARELAAQRSEQAVLERVVELAVQELDRCDDAGIMLLKRKQEVETAATSSDLVVHSDEAQARNREGPCFDAARNTVPWHNAVYRIDDTATEDRWPAYVPEARELGVGAMMGFQLYREEESFGALDLYAKEPHAFDDGSERLGWVLASHAAVALNSVRTSDQLHTALETRQEIGKALGRVMERYGISDDMAFAVLQRASQDNNIKLHTIADEVVRTGRIPGV; this comes from the coding sequence ATGGCCGAGGACCATGCGGTGCGTTTCGCGCGCATCGCGCGCGAGCTGGCCGCGCAACGGTCGGAGCAGGCGGTGCTCGAGCGCGTCGTCGAGCTGGCCGTGCAGGAACTCGACCGCTGCGACGACGCCGGAATCATGCTGCTCAAGCGCAAGCAGGAGGTGGAAACGGCCGCGACCTCGAGCGATCTCGTCGTGCACTCCGATGAGGCGCAGGCCCGCAACCGCGAGGGACCGTGCTTCGACGCCGCGCGCAACACCGTGCCATGGCACAACGCCGTTTACCGCATCGACGACACCGCCACCGAAGACCGCTGGCCCGCATACGTCCCCGAGGCCCGGGAGCTCGGAGTCGGCGCCATGATGGGCTTCCAGCTCTACCGCGAGGAGGAGAGCTTCGGCGCCCTCGACCTGTACGCGAAGGAGCCGCACGCCTTCGACGACGGTTCCGAGCGGCTGGGCTGGGTGCTGGCCTCGCACGCGGCGGTGGCGCTCAACAGCGTGCGCACCAGCGATCAGCTGCACACCGCGCTGGAAACCCGCCAGGAGATCGGCAAAGCCCTCGGACGGGTCATGGAGCGCTACGGGATCTCCGACGACATGGCGTTCGCCGTGCTGCAACGCGCTTCCCAGGACAACAACATCAAACTGCACACGATCGCCGACGAGGTCGTGCGCACCGGGCGCATCCCGGGGGTGTGA
- a CDS encoding STAS domain-containing protein, translating to MNTSHSGGETDRPDSLGDSLVLRVNRPRPDVVLIIASGAVDESTAARFERLLFARIEDAVRTVLLDLTGVGFLAVSALQLLARAGERARERGVELALVATGHEVLRALHITELPEVVPVHPSVRAALCGLDDRTDPS from the coding sequence TTGAACACCTCCCACTCCGGCGGCGAGACCGACCGGCCGGACTCGCTCGGCGATTCGCTGGTGCTGCGGGTAAACCGGCCGCGGCCGGACGTCGTCCTGATCATCGCCTCCGGTGCGGTCGACGAGTCCACCGCCGCGCGATTCGAGCGGCTGCTGTTCGCCCGGATCGAGGACGCGGTGCGCACGGTGCTGCTGGACCTGACGGGGGTCGGTTTCCTGGCGGTGTCCGCGTTGCAACTGCTGGCCCGAGCCGGGGAACGCGCCCGCGAGCGGGGCGTGGAACTCGCCTTGGTGGCCACCGGGCACGAAGTGCTGCGCGCGTTGCACATAACGGAGTTGCCCGAGGTCGTGCCCGTGCACCCATCCGTTCGGGCTGCTCTTTGCGGGCTGGACGATCGAACGGATCCGAGCTGA
- a CDS encoding Gfo/Idh/MocA family oxidoreductase, with amino-acid sequence MELGLLGTGRIGAMHARTLLGLDEVDGLVVADAVPERAAELAGSLGVEAAGSQDEVYERGVDAVVITAATHAHAGLIHTALDREVPVFCEKPVAPDVAGTREVVAHSERASVPLQVGFQRRFDAGYRAARDAVRGERLGWLHTLRAVTADAEPPPAAYIPTSGGLFRDCSIHDLDIMRWVTGREVVSVYARGGNRGAAFFAEGDDVDTCAALLEFDDGALATVSATRYNGAGHDVRLEVCGSEGALFVGNDERSPLPSAEAGIPWPSGAPYRTFMERFADAYAAELAAFVEVAAGRRENPCTAAEALEALYTAEACDRSRRTGRPVAVSEVRS; translated from the coding sequence ATGGAGCTGGGATTGCTCGGGACCGGGCGGATCGGCGCGATGCACGCGCGGACGCTGCTCGGACTGGACGAAGTGGACGGGCTGGTGGTCGCCGATGCCGTGCCGGAGCGGGCCGCGGAGCTCGCGGGCTCGCTCGGTGTCGAAGCGGCCGGTTCGCAGGACGAGGTCTACGAGCGCGGCGTGGACGCCGTGGTGATCACGGCCGCCACGCACGCGCACGCCGGCCTGATCCACACGGCACTGGACCGTGAAGTGCCGGTGTTCTGCGAAAAACCGGTGGCGCCGGATGTTGCGGGCACCCGTGAAGTCGTCGCGCACAGCGAGCGCGCGTCGGTTCCGCTGCAGGTCGGGTTCCAGCGCCGCTTCGACGCCGGATACCGGGCCGCGCGGGACGCCGTGCGCGGCGAACGCCTCGGCTGGCTGCACACGCTGCGGGCGGTGACCGCGGACGCTGAACCGCCGCCCGCGGCCTACATCCCCACCTCCGGCGGGCTGTTCCGGGACTGCAGCATCCACGACCTGGACATCATGCGGTGGGTCACCGGCCGCGAGGTCGTGTCGGTCTACGCGCGCGGCGGAAACCGGGGCGCGGCGTTCTTCGCCGAAGGTGACGACGTGGACACGTGCGCGGCGCTGCTGGAATTCGACGACGGCGCGCTGGCCACGGTCAGCGCCACCCGCTACAACGGCGCGGGCCACGACGTGCGGCTGGAGGTGTGCGGTTCGGAGGGGGCGCTGTTCGTGGGCAACGACGAGCGTTCCCCGCTGCCGTCTGCCGAGGCCGGTATCCCGTGGCCGTCCGGTGCGCCGTACCGCACGTTCATGGAGCGGTTCGCCGACGCCTACGCCGCGGAACTCGCCGCGTTCGTCGAAGTCGCCGCGGGCAGGCGGGAAAACCCTTGCACCGCAGCGGAAGCGCTGGAGGCGCTCTACACCGCCGAGGCCTGCGACCGCTCGCGCCGTACGGGCCGCCCGGTCGCGGTGTCCGAAGTGCGCAGCTGA